Proteins encoded together in one Pseudomonas asiatica window:
- the hrpB gene encoding ATP-dependent helicase HrpB, whose amino-acid sequence MISLPIDAVLPALRQALENRDEAVLEAPPGAGKTTRVPLALLNEPWLAGQSILMLEPRRLAARAAAERLASELGEKVGETVGYRIRLDSKVGPKTRIEVVTEGILTRRLQADPALEGVGLVIFDEFHERSLDADLALALSLNGRELLRDDPPLKVLLMSATLEGERLSRLLNDAPVVSSEGRMYPVDIRWGRPFQPGEFIEPRVVDSVLQALADQTGSLLVFLPGQAEIRRVHQSLQEALGERPEVLLCPLHGELDLDAQRAAIDPAPKGLRKVVLATNIAETSLTIDGVRVVIDAGLARVPRFDPGSGMTRLDTQRISRASATQRAGRAGRLEPGVCYRLWSEAQHDQLAAHGSAEIMQADLAGLALQLARWGVTPEQLRWLDQPPTAAFTQAQDLLARLNAFKPGSRDNLSEHGLAMAELPAHPRIAHLLLRGQDLGLAQMACDVAALLGERDIQRGGGADLHSRLALVSGESRTARGSHGGVQRARQLSRQYRGMLRGKPGVPVADPDHPRWLGALLALAYPDRVAQQRREGGAEYRLANGRAALFAEVDALMKCPWLVIADLGSRQGQREERIYLAAEFDPALFEGVLAEQVERVDILDWDEREQVLRAERQVKVGELVLSREPLPGLDDEARARALLGLVRRKGLNLLTWTPELRQWQARVALLRQLDLAKDGHSEWPDLADEALLASLEDWLQPYLGKVSRLSHFAALDLPSMLRNLLPWPLPQRLEEQAPAHLAVPSGSNIRLDYSENPPILAVRLQELFGLAETPRIANGRQQVKLHLLSPARRPVQVTQDLANFWRTTYAEVKKDLKGRYGGHYWPDDPLVAEATARAKPRGT is encoded by the coding sequence ATGATTTCATTACCGATCGATGCTGTCTTGCCCGCCCTGCGCCAGGCCCTGGAAAACCGTGACGAAGCGGTGCTCGAGGCGCCACCTGGCGCGGGCAAGACCACCCGCGTGCCGCTGGCGCTGCTCAACGAGCCGTGGCTGGCCGGGCAGAGCATTCTCATGCTCGAGCCCCGCCGCCTGGCAGCGCGGGCTGCGGCCGAGCGCCTGGCCAGCGAGCTGGGCGAAAAGGTCGGCGAGACCGTGGGCTATCGCATCCGCCTGGACAGCAAGGTCGGGCCGAAAACCCGCATCGAGGTAGTGACCGAAGGCATCCTCACCCGCCGCCTGCAGGCCGACCCGGCGCTGGAGGGTGTGGGGCTGGTGATTTTCGACGAATTTCACGAGCGCAGCCTTGATGCCGACCTGGCCCTGGCATTGAGCCTGAATGGCCGGGAGTTGCTGCGGGACGACCCGCCGCTGAAGGTTTTGCTGATGTCCGCGACCTTGGAGGGCGAGCGCCTTTCGCGGCTGCTGAATGATGCCCCGGTGGTGAGCAGCGAAGGCCGCATGTACCCCGTCGACATCCGTTGGGGGCGGCCTTTCCAGCCGGGTGAGTTCATCGAGCCTCGGGTAGTGGACAGCGTGTTGCAGGCACTGGCTGACCAGACCGGCAGTTTGCTGGTATTCCTGCCGGGTCAGGCCGAGATCCGCCGGGTGCACCAGAGCCTGCAGGAAGCGTTGGGCGAGCGTCCCGAGGTCCTGCTCTGCCCGCTGCATGGCGAGCTCGATCTCGACGCCCAACGTGCGGCCATCGACCCGGCGCCCAAGGGCCTGCGCAAGGTGGTGCTGGCCACCAACATTGCCGAGACCAGCCTGACCATCGACGGCGTGCGCGTGGTGATCGACGCAGGCCTGGCCCGGGTACCGCGTTTCGACCCCGGCAGCGGCATGACCCGCCTGGACACCCAGCGCATCTCCCGCGCCAGTGCTACCCAGCGCGCCGGTCGCGCCGGCCGCCTGGAACCCGGCGTATGTTATCGCCTTTGGTCCGAGGCCCAACATGACCAGCTGGCCGCCCACGGCAGCGCCGAGATCATGCAGGCCGACCTGGCCGGCCTGGCCCTGCAACTGGCACGCTGGGGCGTTACGCCCGAGCAGTTGCGCTGGCTCGACCAGCCCCCCACTGCAGCCTTCACCCAGGCCCAGGACCTGCTGGCACGGCTCAATGCCTTCAAGCCCGGCAGCCGTGACAACCTCAGCGAACACGGCCTGGCCATGGCCGAGCTGCCCGCGCATCCACGTATTGCGCATTTGCTGTTGCGCGGCCAGGACCTGGGCCTGGCACAGATGGCCTGTGATGTGGCTGCGCTGCTGGGCGAGCGGGATATCCAGCGCGGCGGTGGCGCCGACTTGCACAGCCGGCTGGCGCTGGTCAGTGGCGAGAGCAGGACCGCCCGTGGCAGCCACGGTGGTGTGCAGCGTGCGCGCCAATTGTCCCGCCAGTACCGTGGCATGCTGCGTGGCAAACCAGGCGTGCCGGTTGCGGACCCCGATCACCCGCGCTGGCTGGGCGCGCTGCTGGCGCTGGCCTACCCCGACCGCGTCGCCCAGCAGCGCCGCGAGGGCGGTGCGGAATACCGGCTGGCCAACGGCCGGGCGGCGCTGTTTGCCGAAGTCGATGCACTGATGAAGTGCCCGTGGCTGGTGATCGCCGACCTGGGTAGCCGCCAGGGCCAGCGCGAAGAACGCATCTATCTGGCCGCCGAGTTCGATCCGGCGCTGTTCGAGGGCGTGCTGGCCGAGCAGGTCGAGCGGGTCGATATCCTCGATTGGGACGAACGCGAGCAGGTGTTGCGCGCAGAACGTCAGGTCAAAGTCGGCGAGCTGGTGCTCAGCCGCGAACCGCTGCCCGGCCTGGATGACGAAGCGCGGGCTCGCGCACTGCTTGGGCTGGTCCGGCGCAAAGGCCTGAACCTGCTGACCTGGACCCCCGAGCTGCGGCAATGGCAGGCGCGCGTGGCCTTGCTGCGTCAACTGGACCTGGCCAAAGACGGCCACAGCGAATGGCCCGACTTGGCTGACGAGGCCTTGCTCGCCAGCCTGGAAGACTGGTTGCAGCCCTACCTGGGCAAGGTGTCGCGCCTCAGCCATTTCGCCGCACTGGACTTACCGTCGATGCTGCGCAACCTGTTGCCCTGGCCGCTGCCGCAGCGCCTGGAGGAGCAGGCCCCCGCGCACCTGGCGGTACCGTCCGGCTCGAACATCCGCCTGGACTACAGCGAAAACCCGCCGATCCTCGCGGTGCGCCTGCAAGAGCTGTTCGGCCTGGCCGAAACTCCACGCATCGCCAATGGCCGCCAGCAGGTCAAGTTGCACCTGCTGTCACCGGCACGCCGCCCGGTGCAGGTGACCCAGGACCTGGCCAATTTCTGGCGTACGACCTATGCCGAGGTGAAGAAGGATCTGAAGGGGCGTTATGGTGGTCATTACTGGCCGGATGATCCGCTTGTGGCCGAAGCCACCGCTCGGGCCAAGCCTCGAGGGACGTGA
- a CDS encoding YciC family protein, with product MNPLSVLRDSLYFFRRHLPSILQLCLPLVVLEALLTQLLYRQMGDQASPAYGMLISLLFYPLYSAALILYLDTRSNGQEIAKRDLFARAVQLWPQLALLILISSLLIMAGLALFIFPGVWIMINLVFAEYLLVLRGLPVVQSMRESARMTTGHFMRIMICVVGVLAPIWLIDGLLLMAFPEPSPGMELAMDSLSGFLQLFSTVVLYRLFMLLEGEAGA from the coding sequence ATGAATCCGCTGAGCGTCCTGCGCGACTCCCTGTACTTCTTCCGCCGCCACCTGCCGAGCATCCTCCAGCTGTGCCTGCCGCTGGTGGTGCTGGAAGCCTTGCTCACCCAGCTGCTGTACCGGCAGATGGGCGACCAGGCATCGCCGGCCTACGGCATGCTGATCAGCCTGCTGTTCTACCCGCTGTACAGCGCCGCGCTGATCCTGTACCTCGACACCCGCAGCAACGGCCAGGAAATCGCCAAGCGCGACCTGTTCGCCCGCGCCGTGCAACTGTGGCCGCAGCTGGCCCTGCTGATCCTGATCAGCTCGCTGCTGATCATGGCCGGCCTGGCGCTGTTCATCTTTCCGGGCGTGTGGATCATGATCAACCTTGTGTTCGCCGAGTACCTGCTGGTGCTGCGCGGCCTGCCGGTGGTGCAGTCGATGCGCGAGAGCGCACGCATGACCACCGGCCACTTCATGCGCATCATGATCTGTGTCGTAGGTGTGCTGGCGCCGATCTGGCTGATCGACGGCCTGCTGCTGATGGCCTTCCCCGAGCCATCGCCTGGCATGGAGCTGGCCATGGACAGCCTCAGCGGCTTCCTGCAGTTGTTCAGCACCGTGGTGCTGTACCGCCTGTTCATGTTGCTGGAAGGCGAAGCCGGGGCGTGA
- a CDS encoding DUF2076 domain-containing protein — translation MNTEEQTLIDGLFGRLKQAEDPSQPRDAQAQACIEAHVRQQPAAPYYMAQAILVQEAAIKRLDEQNKQLEAELKQARAQAEAARAGSAPSNGGGGFLSSIFGSSGRNAAPAVQPQRPAAAPVASGGGWREPSASGFSQPQAQQPGFGAAPARSGASSFLGGAMQTAAGVAGGVLLAQGISSLFNHNSQPEEVVEVIKEEPAPASDSGGWNDSGAQQQVADNSGWGSDQGGYADSDYGSDDGGFFSDDDSYV, via the coding sequence ATGAATACTGAAGAACAAACCCTGATCGACGGCCTGTTCGGCCGCCTCAAGCAAGCCGAGGACCCGAGCCAGCCACGCGATGCGCAGGCCCAGGCATGCATCGAGGCGCATGTGCGTCAGCAGCCGGCGGCGCCTTATTACATGGCCCAGGCGATCCTGGTGCAGGAGGCAGCGATCAAGCGCCTCGACGAGCAGAACAAGCAACTGGAAGCCGAACTGAAGCAGGCCCGTGCCCAGGCCGAGGCCGCCCGTGCCGGCAGCGCGCCGAGCAATGGCGGTGGTGGTTTCTTGTCCAGCATCTTTGGTTCGTCTGGGCGCAATGCGGCCCCGGCCGTGCAACCGCAGCGTCCCGCTGCAGCCCCCGTGGCATCTGGCGGTGGCTGGCGTGAGCCGTCGGCGTCGGGCTTCTCCCAGCCACAAGCGCAGCAGCCTGGCTTTGGCGCTGCGCCGGCCCGCAGTGGTGCCAGCAGCTTCCTCGGCGGCGCGATGCAGACTGCGGCCGGTGTGGCGGGTGGTGTGTTGCTGGCGCAGGGCATCAGCAGCCTGTTCAACCACAACTCGCAGCCGGAGGAGGTGGTAGAGGTGATCAAGGAAGAGCCGGCGCCGGCCAGCGACAGCGGTGGCTGGAACGACTCGGGGGCGCAGCAGCAGGTGGCTGACAACAGTGGTTGGGGCAGCGACCAGGGTGGTTATGCCGACAGCGATTATGGCAGCGATGATGGCGGGTTCTTCTCGGACGACGATTCGTACGTCTGA
- a CDS encoding LabA-like NYN domain-containing protein has product MKKIALFADVQNLYYTVRQAHGCHFNYTALWADVSSEGQIVEAVAYAIDRGDSKQQQFQQILRNLGFDVRLKPFIQRSDGSAKGDWDVGITLDVIDAASRVDQVVLASGDGDFDLLLERVIQRHGTEAVVYGVPGLTALSLIRAATRYVPIEGALLLKH; this is encoded by the coding sequence GTGAAAAAGATCGCGCTGTTCGCCGATGTGCAGAACCTCTACTACACCGTGCGCCAGGCCCACGGCTGCCATTTCAACTACACCGCCCTGTGGGCCGATGTCAGCAGCGAAGGTCAGATCGTCGAGGCCGTGGCCTATGCCATCGACCGTGGCGACAGCAAACAGCAACAGTTCCAGCAGATCCTGCGCAACCTCGGTTTCGATGTGCGCCTCAAACCCTTCATCCAGCGCAGCGATGGCTCGGCCAAAGGTGACTGGGATGTGGGTATTACCCTGGATGTGATCGACGCCGCCAGCCGCGTCGACCAAGTGGTACTGGCCTCCGGCGATGGCGATTTCGACCTGCTGCTGGAGCGGGTGATACAGCGCCATGGCACCGAGGCAGTGGTGTATGGTGTGCCCGGGCTTACCGCACTGTCGCTGATCCGTGCCGCCACCCGTTATGTGCCCATCGAGGGTGCGCTGTTGCTCAAACACTGA
- a CDS encoding 3'-5' exonuclease: protein MERIAVIDFETTGISPGAGCRATEVAVVMLEGGRIVERYQSLMNAGVPVPAFVAGLTGITTAMLRSAPPVDKVMNEVAEFVDGTPLLAHNAAFDQKFWDYELGRIGRSRSQAFACSLLLSRRLLPAAPNHKLGTLTRWAGLPDTGTAHRAMADAEMAANLLQHLAGVLRQGHGVQQLSHDLLCRLQKTPAAKVRETLARFC from the coding sequence ATGGAACGTATCGCTGTCATCGACTTTGAAACCACCGGCATCAGCCCCGGCGCCGGCTGCCGCGCCACCGAGGTGGCGGTGGTGATGCTGGAGGGCGGGCGCATCGTCGAGCGCTACCAGAGCCTGATGAACGCGGGTGTGCCGGTACCGGCATTCGTCGCCGGGCTCACTGGTATCACCACCGCCATGCTGCGCAGTGCGCCGCCGGTGGACAAGGTGATGAACGAAGTGGCCGAGTTCGTTGATGGCACCCCGTTGCTGGCACACAATGCCGCCTTCGACCAGAAGTTCTGGGACTACGAACTGGGCCGCATCGGCCGTAGCCGCAGCCAGGCCTTCGCCTGCTCCTTGCTGCTGTCACGGCGCCTGTTGCCGGCGGCACCGAACCACAAACTGGGCACCCTGACCCGCTGGGCCGGGCTGCCGGATACCGGTACCGCGCACCGGGCCATGGCCGATGCCGAAATGGCCGCCAACCTGCTGCAACACCTGGCTGGTGTGCTGCGCCAGGGCCATGGTGTACAGCAACTCTCGCACGACCTGCTCTGCCGCCTGCAGAAAACCCCGGCCGCCAAGGTTCGTGAAACCCTGGCCAGGTTCTGTTAG
- a CDS encoding Lrp/AsnC family transcriptional regulator gives MDKYDRMLLAALLDNGRATFAQLARQVNLSAPAVAERVAKLEASGVITGYQAKVDMSKIGLPIQCVIELRLASHGNQQAYEALTQIPQLTECHRVTGDPCVIMQAAVGSMPELEELINRVAQFGFSKTSIILSSAVERRVPLAQLEKKP, from the coding sequence ATGGACAAGTACGACCGCATGCTGCTCGCCGCCCTGCTCGACAATGGCCGCGCCACCTTCGCGCAACTGGCGCGCCAGGTGAACCTGTCGGCGCCGGCGGTGGCCGAGCGGGTGGCCAAGCTCGAGGCCAGCGGGGTTATCACCGGCTACCAGGCCAAGGTCGACATGAGCAAGATCGGCCTGCCGATCCAGTGCGTGATCGAACTGCGCCTGGCCAGCCACGGCAACCAGCAGGCCTACGAAGCGTTGACCCAGATCCCCCAATTGACCGAATGCCACCGGGTAACCGGCGACCCCTGCGTCATCATGCAGGCAGCGGTGGGTTCGATGCCGGAGCTTGAAGAGCTGATCAACCGGGTCGCGCAGTTCGGCTTCAGCAAGACCTCGATCATTCTCTCCAGCGCTGTGGAGCGGCGGGTGCCGCTGGCGCAACTGGAGAAGAAGCCCTAA
- the yedA gene encoding drug/metabolite exporter YedA has translation MPASRRFPLLLIGAFLALYLVWGSTYLFIRIGVESWPPMLMAGVRFLIAGGLLYGFLRWRGVPAPTWPQWRAAGAIGFLLLSCGNGGVTVAEHAGVASGVAALAVATVPLFTLLFGLLFGHRNSKLEWAGIALGLVGIGLLNLGSNLQASPIGAALIIFAAASWAFGSVWSKTLPLPQGPMASAAEMLVGGAVLLLGSALSGERMTQMPTAAGWGALAYLVFFGSILAFSAYMYLLKHVRPAAATSYAYVNPAVAVLLGIVFAGEQIGAEECVAMAVIIGAVVLIGLPQWRKAPEPAQPLKGEICK, from the coding sequence ATGCCTGCCTCCCGTCGCTTCCCGTTGTTGCTCATTGGCGCTTTCCTGGCTTTGTACCTGGTCTGGGGCTCCACCTACCTGTTCATTCGCATAGGCGTCGAGAGCTGGCCACCGATGCTCATGGCCGGGGTGCGCTTCCTGATTGCCGGGGGCCTGCTGTATGGCTTCTTGCGCTGGCGCGGTGTGCCGGCACCGACCTGGCCGCAGTGGCGGGCTGCGGGGGCGATTGGTTTCCTGCTGCTCAGCTGTGGTAACGGTGGCGTGACCGTGGCCGAGCATGCCGGTGTGGCCTCTGGCGTCGCTGCGCTGGCGGTGGCGACGGTGCCGCTGTTCACGTTGCTGTTCGGCCTGCTGTTCGGGCACCGCAATTCGAAGCTGGAGTGGGCGGGGATCGCCCTCGGGTTGGTGGGTATCGGCCTGCTGAACCTGGGCTCCAACCTTCAGGCAAGCCCGATTGGCGCAGCGCTGATCATCTTTGCGGCGGCGTCGTGGGCGTTCGGCTCGGTGTGGAGCAAGACCTTGCCGCTGCCCCAGGGGCCCATGGCCAGCGCCGCGGAAATGCTCGTTGGTGGCGCTGTGTTGCTGCTCGGCAGCGCGCTGTCTGGCGAGCGCATGACGCAGATGCCGACCGCTGCCGGCTGGGGGGCACTGGCCTACCTGGTGTTCTTCGGTTCGATCCTGGCGTTCAGTGCCTACATGTACTTGCTCAAGCACGTGCGCCCCGCAGCTGCCACCAGCTATGCCTACGTCAACCCAGCGGTGGCCGTGCTGCTGGGCATCGTCTTTGCCGGTGAGCAGATTGGTGCCGAAGAATGTGTGGCGATGGCGGTGATCATTGGCGCGGTGGTGCTGATCGGCCTGCCGCAGTGGCGCAAGGCACCTGAGCCGGCGCAGCCGTTGAAAGGCGAAATCTGCAAGTAG
- a CDS encoding DEAD/DEAH box helicase, whose amino-acid sequence MNFAKLGLIEPLLRTLQQLDYTTPTPVQAKAIPAVLAGRDLMAAAQTGTGKTAGFALPVLQRLALEGEKVASNSIRALVLVPTRELAEQVHNNVREYAENLPLSTYAVYGGVSINPQMMRLRRGVDLLVATPGRLLDLFRQNAVKFNQVQTLVLDEADRMLDLGFAEELQSVYAALPRKRQTLLFSATFSEQIRMLAGLALNDPLSIEVSPRNATATSVKQWLVPVDKKRKVDLFCHLLRKQRWKQVLVFAKTRNGVDQLVERLLAEGVNADGIHGDRPQATRQRALDSFKAREIQVLVATDVAARGLDIDDLPLVVNLDLPIVAEDYVHRIGRTGRAGNKGEAISLVCADEVQLLAAIEVLTRQTLPRHEEPDFIPDHRVPMTDASGQVIKKPKKPKKPKENSAKRGLGRWMDSAESGSAEPAVKAVRKVPSFNGGARKRKP is encoded by the coding sequence ATGAATTTCGCCAAACTCGGCCTGATCGAACCGTTGCTGCGCACCCTGCAGCAACTGGACTACACCACCCCGACCCCGGTGCAGGCCAAGGCCATCCCCGCCGTGCTGGCCGGCCGCGACCTGATGGCCGCGGCCCAGACCGGCACCGGCAAGACCGCGGGCTTTGCCCTGCCTGTGCTGCAGCGCCTGGCGCTGGAAGGCGAAAAGGTGGCCAGCAACTCGATCCGCGCGCTGGTGCTGGTGCCCACTCGTGAGCTGGCCGAGCAGGTGCACAACAACGTGCGCGAGTACGCCGAGAACCTGCCGCTGAGCACCTACGCGGTGTATGGCGGGGTCAGCATCAACCCGCAGATGATGCGCCTGCGCCGTGGCGTCGACCTGCTGGTGGCCACCCCGGGGCGCTTGCTCGACCTGTTCCGGCAGAACGCCGTGAAGTTCAACCAGGTGCAGACCCTGGTGCTGGACGAAGCCGACCGCATGCTCGACCTGGGCTTTGCCGAAGAGCTGCAGTCGGTGTACGCCGCGCTGCCACGCAAGCGCCAGACGTTGCTGTTCTCCGCCACTTTTTCCGAGCAGATCCGCATGCTGGCGGGGCTGGCCCTGAACGACCCGCTGAGCATCGAAGTCAGCCCGCGCAATGCCACGGCCACCAGCGTCAAGCAGTGGCTGGTGCCTGTGGATAAAAAACGCAAGGTCGACCTGTTCTGCCACCTGCTGCGCAAGCAGCGCTGGAAGCAGGTGCTGGTGTTCGCCAAGACCCGTAATGGCGTCGATCAACTGGTGGAGCGCTTGCTGGCCGAGGGTGTGAATGCCGACGGTATCCACGGTGACCGCCCGCAGGCCACTCGCCAGCGCGCGCTGGACAGCTTCAAGGCCCGCGAAATCCAGGTGCTTGTGGCGACCGATGTGGCGGCCCGCGGCCTGGATATCGATGACTTGCCGCTGGTGGTCAACCTTGACCTGCCGATCGTTGCCGAGGATTACGTGCACCGCATCGGGCGTACCGGGCGGGCGGGCAACAAGGGCGAGGCGATCTCGCTGGTGTGTGCCGATGAAGTGCAGCTGCTGGCGGCGATCGAAGTGCTGACCCGGCAGACCCTGCCGCGTCATGAAGAGCCGGACTTCATCCCTGACCACCGGGTGCCGATGACCGACGCCAGTGGCCAGGTGATCAAGAAGCCGAAGAAGCCCAAGAAGCCGAAGGAAAACAGCGCCAAGCGCGGCTTGGGGC